A region from the Aricia agestis chromosome 12, ilAriAges1.1, whole genome shotgun sequence genome encodes:
- the LOC121732699 gene encoding putative nuclease HARBI1 isoform X2: MCDEELILFEFLEADSEENSMRRRRLDARAQFDPFDLEDNEFIKRYRLSKELVVGLCDEIRPAMKAPRRSTDISVETKVLTALSFYATGSYQRPVGDISAHSMAQQTVSSVIAQVTACIDSVEMRKKYITFPKSNDERNEIRVRFYHKFGIPGVVGCIDCTQIAIVRPNRNEERYFCRKHYHSLNVQLICDADMQIISVDASFGGATHDSFIWNDHPIKQHLENLQESTWLLARLFDICTSKRRAACCVIGGSAGTLRRRGEKILRGGWVVRSRRAVGDPRGGVCGAPAEGDSSACAAPVACAVPSGPGASFGGGIIVLDGPGTGSGIKML; this comes from the exons ATGTGTGACGAGGAATTGATACTTTTCGAGTTCTTGGAAGCCGATAGTGAGGAAAACTCTATGAGGAGAAGGAGACTCGACGCTCGAGCACAATTCGACCCATTCGATTTGGAAGATAATGAATTTATAAAACGTTATCGTCTTTCCAAAGAATTGGTAGTCGGATTGTGCGACGAGATAAGACCGGCGATGAAAGCGCCAAGGAGGTCCACAGATATATCTGTAGAAACAAAG gttttaacAGCGTTATCATTCTACGCAACTGGCTCCTACCAAAGACCCGTAGGAGATATAAGTGCGCACTCAATGGCACAACAGACAGTTTCTTCAGTGATTGCTCAAGTGACTGCGTGTATAGACTCTGTTGAAATGCGAAAAaaatacatcactttcccaAAGAGCAATGACGAAAGAAATGAAATTAGAGtaag GTTTTATCACAAATTTGGCATACCAGGTGTTGTGGGATGCATTGACTGCACACAAATTGCAATAGTCAGGCCGAATAGAAATGAGGAGCGTTATTTTTGTAGAAAACACTATCATTCCCTTAATGTCCAACTT ATTTGTGATGCAGATATGCAAATTATAAGTGTGGACGCTAGTTTCGGTGGAGCTACACATGATTCTTTCATTTGGAATGACCACCCTATAAAACAACATCTTGAGAATTTACAAGAATCAACTTGGTTGCTAG CTCGTCTATTTGACATTTGCACAAGCAAACGCCGAGCTGCTTGCTGCGTCATAGGTGGCTCCGCAGGCACCCTCCGGCGGCGGGGGGAGAAGATTCTCCGCGGCGGGTGGGTGGTGCGCTCGCGGCGCGCGGTGGGCGACCCGCGCGGAGGAGTCTGCGGCGCGCCCGCCGAGGGCGACTCCTCGGCCTGCGCTGCACCCGTTGCGTGTGCTGTACCTTCAGGACCGGGAGCATCATTTGGTGGAGGCATTATTGTGCTGGATGGTCCTGGCACAGGTTCTGGCATTAAAATGCTCTGA
- the LOC121732699 gene encoding putative nuclease HARBI1 isoform X1 translates to MCDEELILFEFLEADSEENSMRRRRLDARAQFDPFDLEDNEFIKRYRLSKELVVGLCDEIRPAMKAPRRSTDISVETKVLTALSFYATGSYQRPVGDISAHSMAQQTVSSVIAQVTACIDSVEMRKKYITFPKSNDERNEIRVRFYHKFGIPGVVGCIDCTQIAIVRPNRNEERYFCRKHYHSLNVQLICDADMQIISVDASFGGATHDSFIWNDHPIKQHLENLQESTWLLGDSGYPLRKYLMTPIVNAIPNTPESHYTDLHVRARNVIERTIGLLKARFRCLLVHRVLHYKPRVAASIVNACVILHNICNRANLPAPQLSSREIMEESQMQLGVAFEDQPNTSSNNQALQQGVATRNQLILRLWEARRS, encoded by the exons ATGTGTGACGAGGAATTGATACTTTTCGAGTTCTTGGAAGCCGATAGTGAGGAAAACTCTATGAGGAGAAGGAGACTCGACGCTCGAGCACAATTCGACCCATTCGATTTGGAAGATAATGAATTTATAAAACGTTATCGTCTTTCCAAAGAATTGGTAGTCGGATTGTGCGACGAGATAAGACCGGCGATGAAAGCGCCAAGGAGGTCCACAGATATATCTGTAGAAACAAAG gttttaacAGCGTTATCATTCTACGCAACTGGCTCCTACCAAAGACCCGTAGGAGATATAAGTGCGCACTCAATGGCACAACAGACAGTTTCTTCAGTGATTGCTCAAGTGACTGCGTGTATAGACTCTGTTGAAATGCGAAAAaaatacatcactttcccaAAGAGCAATGACGAAAGAAATGAAATTAGAGtaag GTTTTATCACAAATTTGGCATACCAGGTGTTGTGGGATGCATTGACTGCACACAAATTGCAATAGTCAGGCCGAATAGAAATGAGGAGCGTTATTTTTGTAGAAAACACTATCATTCCCTTAATGTCCAACTT ATTTGTGATGCAGATATGCAAATTATAAGTGTGGACGCTAGTTTCGGTGGAGCTACACATGATTCTTTCATTTGGAATGACCACCCTATAAAACAACATCTTGAGAATTTACAAGAATCAACTTGGTTGCTAG gtgATTCTGGATATCCCCTAAGGAAATATTTAATGACCCCGATTGTCAATGCTATCCCGAACACACCTGAAAGCCATTACACAGACTTGCATGTTCGGGCTAGGAATGTCATCGAGAGAACTATCGGTCTCCTAAAAGCACGCTTTCGCTGCCTTCTCGTGCATAGAGTTCTCCATTACAAGCCACGGGTTGCTGCGTCTATTGTAAATGCTTGTGTTATATTACACAACATTTGTAATAGAGCCAATCTTCCTGCACCACAATTAAGTAGTAGGGAAATAATGGAGGAATCACAGATGCAATTAGGTGTTGCATTTGAAGATCAACCAAATACCAGTAGTAATAACCAGGCACTTCAACAAGGAGTTGCTACAAGGAACCAGTTAATTCTTCGGTTGTGGGAAGCTCGCCGttcctga